Proteins from a genomic interval of Hippocampus zosterae strain Florida chromosome 14, ASM2543408v3, whole genome shotgun sequence:
- the clic4 gene encoding chloride intracellular channel protein 4 — MSLSVPQNGVKADNEPVIELFVKAGSDGESIGNCPFSQRLFMILWLKGVVFNVTTVDLKRKPADLQNLAPGTHPPFVTFNGEVKTDVNKIEEFLEDVLCPPKYIKLGARHPESNTAGMDIFAKFSAFIKNSKPDANEALERGLLKTLQKLDEYLLSPLPDEIDHNSIEDVKVSNRKFLDGEEMTLADCNLLPKLHIVKVVAKKYRGFDIPKEMTAIWKYLNNAYTREEFTNTCPSDKEIEIAYADVAKRLVK; from the exons GCAGGAAGCGATGGAGAGAGCATTGGAAACTGTCCCTTCTCCCAGCGGCTCTTTATGATCCTGTGGCTTAAAGGCGTCGTCTTCAACGTCACCACTGTGGACCTTAAGAG GAAGCCGGCAGATCTGCAGAATCTTGCCCCGGGGACACATCCTCCCTTCGTCACCTTCAATGGCGAGGTCAAAACAGATGTCAACAAGATCGAGGAGTTTCTTGAGGACGTCCTCTGCCCGCCCAA GTACATCAAACTTGGCGCAAGACACCCGGAGTCAAACACAGCCGGTATGGATATCTTTGCCAAGTTTTCGGCCTTCATTAAGAACTCAAAACCAGATGCAAATGAAG CACTGGAGCGCGGGCTTCTGAAAACACTGCAGAAGCTGGATGAATATCTTCTCTCACCTTTGCCTGATGAGATTGATCACAACAGCATCGAGGACGTCAAGGTTTCCAACCGCAAATTCTTGGACGGAGAAGAAATGACCCTGGCCGACTGCAACTTGCTGCCAAAGCTGCATATTGTTAAG GTGGTGGCCAAGAAATACCGAGGTTTTGACATCCCCAAGGAGATGACGGCCATCTGGAAGTACCTGAACAACGCCTACACGCGTGAAGAGTTCACCAACACATGCCCCAGCGACAAGGAAATTGAGATTGCATATGCAGATGTAGCCAAGAGGCTTGTCAAATAA